One part of the Eriocheir sinensis breed Jianghai 21 chromosome 6, ASM2467909v1, whole genome shotgun sequence genome encodes these proteins:
- the LOC126986892 gene encoding uncharacterized protein LOC126986892, whose amino-acid sequence MANEDCKERVLAKSATDFIDILKNNNAGGRVASLDAESLFTNIPVDRTINYIIDRVYNNNSTPTLAIPEAVLRELLECCTKEAPFICPRGNKYCQVDGVAMGSPLGVLLANFFMGCIEEEVFKIIEKLDIYCRYIDDIFIKTKDATEAERLRLHLQETSGLKFTMENSEDGAMPFLDVLVQQEDGRFTTSVYTKPTNPGFCLNGRSECPTKYKDSTICAYIRRALTHCSTWKRVHQEIERSTQVLINNGFSEKDISRLTKKIIDGWHSKKQKEEKKEDISIFYKATFSTAYKEDERVITQIVRRNVKPSDPNKQVKLVIYYTTKKTSHLLLKNTPSKEIESLQKSHVIYRFTCNQGNCEVLSSTYVGMTTTRLSRRLTFHLASGAPKKHLKKQHRINITREMLENNTEILTTCPDTRRLPILEALYIKATNPTLNMQAEDLQALPSARRTSLTSTPAQPVVTPASQSETRTRSGTTNTAV is encoded by the coding sequence TCAGCAACAGACTTCATCGACATCCTCAAGAACAACAACGCGGGAGGAAGAGTTGCTTCACTAGACGCCGAATCCCTCTTTACGAATATCCCCGTGGATcgcaccatcaactacatcaTCGACCGTGTGTACAATAACAACTCTACACCTACCCTCGCCATCCCAGAAGCTGTACTTCGAGAACTACTGGAATGCTGTACAAAGGAAGCACCGTTCATCTGCCCCCGGGGAAACAAATACTGCCAGGTAGACGGCGTAGCCATGGGTTCTCCTCTTGGTGTACTCTTGGCAAATTTTTTCATGGGCTGCATCGAGGAGGAAGTTTTCAAGATAATAGAAAAGCTAGATATATACTGCCGGTATATTGACGATATATTCATCAAGACAAAGGATGCCACCGAAGCAGAACGCCTTAGACTCCACCTCCAAGAAACCTCCGGACTGAAATTCACCATGGAAAACAGCGAAGACGGAGCCATGCCTTTTCTAGACGTCCTCGTCCAACAAGAAGACGGAAGATTTACCACCAGCGTCTACACCAAACCAACGAACCCAGGATTTTGCTTAAACGGACGAAGTGAGTGCCCCACGAAGTACAAGGATTCCACCATCTGCGCCTATATCAGAAGAGCGCTCACACACTGCAGTACGTGGAAGCGAGTCCATCAAGAAATAGAGCGCTCAACTCAAGTTCTGATAAACAACGGCTTCAGCGAAAAGGACATCAGCCGCCTGACGAAGAAGATCATAGACGGCTGGCACagcaagaagcagaaagaggagaagaaagaagacatcaGCATTTTTTACAAAGCGACATTCTCTACCGCCtacaaagaagatgagagggtCATCACACAAATAGTAAGAAGAAACGTCAAGCCATCCGACCCCAACAAACAAGTAAAGCTGGTCATATACTACACGACCAAGAAAACCAGCCATCTCCTTCTGAAAAACACCCCCTCAAAAGAGATAGAGAGTCTCCAAAAGTCGCATGTCATATATAGGTTCACGTGCAACCAAGGAAACTGTGAAGTCCTTTCCTCTACCTATGTTGGCATGACGACAACAAGACTCTCGCGACGACTGACATTCCACCTCGCGTCAGGAGCACCCAAGAAACACCTGAAGAAGCAGCATAGAATCAACATCACAAGAGAAATGCTGGAAAACAACACGGAGATCCTGACAACATGTCCTGACACAAGACGCCTCCCCATCCTAGAGGCACTCTACATCAAAGCAACAAACCCGACATTAAACATGCAAGCAGAAGATCTACAAGCCCTACCAAGTGCGCGAAGAACAAGTTTGACGAGTACCCCCGCGCAGCCCGTAGTAACACCTGCCAGCCAATCAGAGACCAGGACGCGCAGTGGGACGACCAACACAGCGGTATAA